Below is a window of Meiothermus cerbereus DSM 11376 DNA.
AGATCGACTACGCTTTTTTTAGCTGCGCTTCGTGGCGCTTGGGGGAGACCTTAATGCGGCGTATTTGGTTGTTCGTTGTGGTGGTAGCCACCTTTGGCTTGTTGGCTGCTGTGATCCAGGCCCAGCCGCTACAGGCCCCACGTACCCTAACCGCCGAGCTGCGCGCTGCCCTCGAGCAGGTCTATGTGCGGGCTCTCCCGGCGGCTGTGCGCATCGAGACTATTCCTGAGGGTACCGGCTCCGGTTTTTTTATTAGCGCCGATGGGCTGGTCATGACCGCCTATCACGTGATTGAAGATACCCGTAGCTTTCGGGTGATTAACTCCAGAAACGAGTCGTTTCCTGCCGAAATTGTGGGCTATGATGAATTTCGTGATATTGCCATTGTGCGCGCCAGGGTAGGGGGAGCGGTGTCGTTTTTGTCGCTCGAGACCTCTGCCAGCCCCCGTGTGGGGGAGCCTTTGCTGGCTATAGGTAACTCGAGAGGACAGTTCATCGCGCCCCGCTATGGGCTGGTTAATACTGTCGAGCGTGACATCTTTCCGTTTTTCAATTCCATTGCCATCTCCACTACCATTCCGCTGGCCCCCGGCGACTCGGGCGGCCCGGTACTGAACCTGGCCGGGCGGGTGGTTGCGGTGGTGGTAGCTATCGGCCAGCCGGACGGGGTTTTTGAAAGCTACCTGTCCCCCCTGCAAGGGCTGGGCGAGGTGATTGCACAGCTACAGGCCGGACGTAAGCGCGACGTGCCCTACATTGGGGTGCAGCTTTTCCAGATAGACGACGAAACCGCGGCCA
It encodes the following:
- a CDS encoding S1C family serine protease, which produces MRRIWLFVVVVATFGLLAAVIQAQPLQAPRTLTAELRAALEQVYVRALPAAVRIETIPEGTGSGFFISADGLVMTAYHVIEDTRSFRVINSRNESFPAEIVGYDEFRDIAIVRARVGGAVSFLSLETSASPRVGEPLLAIGNSRGQFIAPRYGLVNTVERDIFPFFNSIAISTTIPLAPGDSGGPVLNLAGRVVAVVVAIGQPDGVFESYLSPLQGLGEVIAQLQAGRKRDVPYIGVQLFQIDDETAATLRIPKEGVLIRSLLRGGAAEQAGLRGLSIRRENGQEVYDFDVILEADGRPFNDVTQLQRYIRSKEVGDSVTLTIRRGQQILKVELRLTPNPTRRG